A region from the Paraurantiacibacter namhicola genome encodes:
- a CDS encoding YcgN family cysteine cluster protein → MGALRDRFWKLPLAALNAAEWEKLCDGCGKCCLHKLEDEDTGAIAETNVACRLLDCETAQCMDYRHRKAKVPDCLQLTLKLVERVPWLPESCAYRRRAEGRDLPEWHHLLTGSTDAMIAAGASVAGRVISEDEAGPIEHHIVAWDDE, encoded by the coding sequence ATGGGTGCGCTGAGGGACCGCTTCTGGAAGCTGCCCCTTGCCGCGCTGAACGCTGCGGAATGGGAAAAGCTGTGCGATGGCTGTGGCAAGTGCTGCCTGCACAAGCTGGAGGACGAGGATACCGGCGCCATCGCGGAAACCAACGTCGCCTGCCGCCTGCTCGATTGTGAGACCGCGCAGTGCATGGATTACCGCCATCGCAAGGCGAAGGTGCCCGATTGCCTGCAACTGACGCTGAAACTGGTAGAGCGTGTGCCGTGGCTGCCGGAAAGCTGCGCTTATCGCCGCCGCGCGGAAGGGCGCGACCTGCCCGAATGGCACCACCTGCTGACTGGCAGCACGGACGCGATGATCGCCGCCGGCGCCAGCGTGGCGGGCCGCGTCATCAGCGAGGACGAGGCCGGTCCGATAGAGCATCACATCGTGGCGTGGGACGACGAATGA